A single Campylobacter hyointestinalis subsp. hyointestinalis DNA region contains:
- a CDS encoding FtsW/RodA/SpoVE family cell cycle protein — protein sequence MFADIKLFYAISALIAIGIVFSLSLSAFTVLYLDYASYHFFIRQLIVGMLGIFIIWFISRLNPNRIILGNLSTFEVIGFFIFFSSFLLMIIMQFLPASIVPVTGGAKRWIRLGGISLSPVEFFKIGFVFFLAWSFTRKIDNNKKRLKDEFKILFPYFILFGMAVFLIAILQKDLGQVVVLTLVLMILATFAGTSKKFFGTIGVVGIILVVLAIISQPHRIRRFQSWWVTNQDFILSILPSNIAEFMRISDAEEPYQITHSLNAIYHGGFFGVGLGNGTFKLGFLSEVHTDFVLAGIAEEIGFVGILAITYLMIYIIYRIFRVSSRSENKVYHLFALGVGSIITLAFLMNAYGITSITPIKGIAVPFLSYGGSSVLALCVGIGMVLMISKKADLS from the coding sequence TTGTTCGCCGATATAAAATTATTTTATGCTATCAGTGCTCTAATCGCAATCGGGATTGTATTTTCGCTTTCTTTGTCTGCATTTACGGTTTTATATTTAGATTATGCGAGTTACCACTTTTTTATAAGGCAACTAATAGTTGGAATGTTGGGAATTTTTATCATTTGGTTTATATCAAGATTAAATCCAAATAGAATCATACTTGGAAATTTAAGTACTTTTGAAGTCATAGGGTTTTTTATATTTTTTAGCTCATTTTTACTTATGATTATTATGCAGTTTTTGCCAGCTTCTATAGTGCCTGTAACTGGTGGAGCAAAGAGGTGGATAAGGCTTGGGGGCATATCTTTATCTCCGGTTGAGTTTTTCAAGATAGGCTTTGTATTTTTTCTAGCTTGGAGTTTTACTAGAAAAATAGATAACAATAAAAAACGTCTTAAAGATGAGTTTAAGATACTTTTTCCGTATTTTATACTTTTTGGTATGGCCGTATTTTTGATAGCTATATTACAAAAAGATCTAGGACAAGTCGTCGTTTTAACTCTAGTTTTGATGATACTAGCCACGTTTGCTGGGACTAGCAAAAAGTTTTTTGGAACTATAGGCGTAGTTGGTATCATACTTGTAGTTCTTGCTATCATATCTCAACCTCACAGAATCAGGCGTTTTCAGTCATGGTGGGTGACAAATCAAGACTTTATACTATCTATCTTGCCTAGCAATATTGCTGAGTTTATGCGGATAAGTGACGCTGAGGAGCCTTATCAGATAACCCACTCTTTAAATGCCATATATCACGGTGGTTTTTTTGGCGTTGGACTTGGAAATGGTACGTTTAAACTCGGTTTTTTGAGTGAAGTGCATACAGACTTTGTTTTAGCAGGTATCGCAGAAGAGATAGGCTTTGTGGGAATTTTAGCTATAACTTATCTTATGATTTATATCATTTATAGGATATTTAGAGTTTCATCCAGAAGTGAAAATAAAGTTTATCATCTGTTTGCTCTTGGTGTTGGCTCTATCATCACGCTAGCGTTTTTGATGAACGCTTATGGTATTACTTCTATCACACCTATAAAAGGTATTGCAGTACCGTTTTTGAGCTATGGAGGAAGTTCTGTTTTAGCGCTATGCGTCGGCATAGGAATGGTTTTAATGATCAGTAAAAAGGCGGATTTATCATGA
- a CDS encoding tyrosine-type recombinase/integrase: protein MKYKLDCKESFESSFLFWLTRFVKYKLNSLSNKELQDGSALAAVNFALTKGVKNIDELDGLAKKARNAGLTGINTYFNPLKKIYEVLKFYELTSLASIDEELISEVLASTTGNLSDATKKNYRIAVINFFEFIEKQNEEDGKAHLFDIELKNWGGITGNKGQKLPEFMSEDEVKEFLKAIDEADFKQNGNRNKLIIKLIIFTGIRVSEALNLKRKDLSEDGDLFIIRIRGKGNKYRVVMIKKHLIEEHLQNIAINYINQDGYLFVNKKGTKLTQAYISRIVEQILFKAGIRKEKNGAHMLRHTFATMLYKKQKDLVLVQEALGHASLNTSRIYTHFDSDKLKLAAKVAEDLNDR, encoded by the coding sequence ATGAAATACAAATTAGACTGTAAAGAGAGTTTTGAAAGCTCATTTTTGTTTTGGCTGACTCGTTTTGTCAAATATAAGCTAAACTCACTCTCAAACAAAGAGCTTCAAGATGGCTCCGCTCTTGCTGCAGTAAATTTTGCACTTACAAAAGGTGTAAAAAACATAGATGAACTTGATGGTCTAGCAAAAAAGGCTAGAAACGCAGGACTTACTGGTATAAATACGTATTTTAATCCATTAAAAAAGATTTATGAAGTACTTAAATTTTATGAATTAACAAGCCTTGCCTCGATCGATGAAGAGCTAATAAGTGAAGTTTTAGCAAGTACTACTGGAAATCTCAGTGACGCCACAAAGAAAAACTACCGGATCGCCGTGATAAACTTTTTTGAGTTTATAGAAAAACAAAACGAAGAAGATGGTAAAGCCCATCTTTTTGATATTGAGCTTAAAAATTGGGGTGGGATCACCGGAAACAAAGGGCAAAAACTGCCTGAGTTTATGAGTGAAGATGAAGTAAAAGAGTTTTTAAAAGCCATAGATGAAGCTGATTTTAAGCAAAATGGGAACAGAAATAAACTTATCATAAAACTTATTATTTTTACGGGAATTCGTGTAAGCGAGGCTCTGAATTTAAAAAGAAAAGATCTTAGTGAAGATGGCGATCTATTTATCATAAGAATACGTGGTAAAGGAAATAAATACCGCGTAGTTATGATAAAAAAACATCTCATAGAAGAACATCTCCAAAATATAGCTATAAATTACATAAATCAAGACGGATATCTTTTTGTAAATAAAAAAGGCACTAAGCTCACGCAAGCTTATATAAGTCGTATAGTCGAGCAGATACTTTTTAAAGCAGGAATCCGCAAAGAAAAAAACGGCGCCCATATGCTTCGCCACACATTTGCTACTATGCTCTACAAAAAACAGAAAGATCTTGTTTTGGTTCAAGAAGCTCTTGGTCACGCTAGCTTAAATACTTCTAGGATATATACTCACTTTGATAGCGATAAACTCAAGCTTGCTGCTAAAGTAGCCGAGGATCTAAATGATCGCTGA